The Strix uralensis isolate ZFMK-TIS-50842 chromosome 16, bStrUra1, whole genome shotgun sequence genome has a window encoding:
- the DNASE1L2 gene encoding deoxyribonuclease-1-like 2 — MGTMVLALSLLAVALLCPATATLRVGAFNIQAFGDTKMSNEEVAGIIVRILRRYDVVLVQEVRDSDLSAVTQLMEQLNSMSSSPYDYEISGPLGRDNYKEMYLFIYRTDTVSVVDTYQYEDPQDIFSRAPFILRVSVPHTKVEEFVLVPLHSAPHDAVTEIDALYDVYLDIVSKWGTDNIMFLGDFNADCAYVQRSDWSSIRLRTSDIFKWLLPDSADTTVGKSDCAYDRIVVCGAKLKRSIVPNSAAIYNFQDAFRLDQEEALAVSDHYPVEVKLTA, encoded by the exons GTGCCCAGCCACCGCCACGCTGCGTGTTGGTGCCTTCAACATCCAGGCGTTCGGTGACACCAAGATGTCCAACGAGGAAGTGGCGGGCATCATTGTCAGG ATCCTGCGCCGCTACGATGTGGTGCTGGTGCAGGAGGTGCGTGACTCCGACCTCAGCGCTGTCACCCAGCTCATGGAGCAGCTCAACAG CATGTCCTCTTCGCCGTATGACTACGAGATCAGTGGCCCCCTGGGACGGGACAACTACAAGGAGATGTACCTCTTCATCTACAG GACAGACACTGTGTCTGTGGTGGACACCTACCAATACGAGGACCCCCAGGACATCTTCAGCCGGGCACCGTTCATCCTGAGGGTCTCAGTGCCCCACACCA AGGTGGAGGAGTTTGTGTTGGTGCCGCTGCACTCGGCCCCACATGACGCCGTCACTGAGATCGACGCGCTCTACGACGTCTACTTGGACATTGTCAGCAAGTGGGGGACTGAC AACATCATGTTCCTGGGGGACTTCAACGCTGACTGCGCCTACGTCCAGCGGAGCGACTGGTCGTCCATCCGCCTGCGCACCAGCGACATCTTCAAGTGGCTGCTCCCCGACAGCGCCGACACCACCGTGGGGAAGTCAGACTGCGCCTACGACAG GATCGTGGTGTGCGGCGCCAAGCTGAAGAGAAGCATCGTGCCAAATTCAGCTGCCATCTACAATTTCCAGGACGCTTTCCGTCTGGATCAGGAGGAG GCCCTGGCAGTCAGCGACCACTACCCGGTTGAGGTGAAGCTGACAGCTTGA
- the ZDHHC4 gene encoding palmitoyltransferase ZDHHC4 yields MDFLTLFLIYLWFILTTIAVLCVCLGRKESFLTRSVNGASQVLSFVIPTQLQRVTQRALHRLFHTRSCLFVALHVALQAAVYGEYTWEVFVYCWELQFHLLLLLLPYLLLAGNMGCFILCSRANPGIITKSNHASLVKIYAYDGVLFQRGVMCPTCNMEKPARSKHCSFCSACVHRFDHHCVWVNNCIGAFNAKYFFLYLFSLAATAAAIATITAAFLIQVVLLSNMMHGSYIDEQGQEHAVEILFLAQHLFLTFPRVVFMLGFVILLTLVLGAYCCFNLYLALTNQTSNEWYKSRRYGCSRRLTLQPHDRQVVYKNIYSKGVWMNVKEIFKPPTVLERKKTT; encoded by the exons ATGGACTTTCTGACGCTCTTCTTGATTTACTTGTGGTTTATCCTCACTACTATTGCTGTACTCTGCGTCTgcttgggaaggaaggagagttTCCTCACAAGAAGTGTCAACGGTGCAAGTCAG gTATTGTCATTTGTAATCCCCACACAGCTCCAGAGAGTGACACAGAGGGCACTTCACAGGCTCTTCCACACAAG AAGCTGTTTGTTTGTTGCCCTGCATGTGGCCTTGCAAGCTGCAGTGTACGGGGAATACACATGGGAAGTGTTTGTGTactgctgggagctgcagttccacctcctcctcctgctgctgccctacctgctgctggctgggaacATGGGCTGCTTCATCCTCTGCTCCCGGGCCAACCCTG gTATAATAACAAAATCAAATCATGCATCGTTGGTTAAGATTTATGCATATGATGGTGTATTATTTCAGAGAGGCGTCATGTGTCCTACGTGCAACATGGAGAAGCCAGCCAGATCAAAACATTGCA GTTTCTGCAGTGCGTGTGTGCATCGTTTTGATCACCACTGCGTGTGGGTCAACAACTGCATTGGTGCCTTCAAcgcaaaatatttcttcctgtaCCTCTTCTCGCTGGCTGCCACGGCCGCAGCCATCGCCACCATCACTGCAGCGTTTCTCATCCAAGTGGTGCTGCTGTCCAATATGATGCACGGGAGTTACATCGATGAGCAAGGACAGGAGCACGCTGTTGAGATTCTCTTCCTCGCTCAG caCCTTTTCTTGACTTTTCCTAGGGTTGTCTTCATGCTTGGGTTTGTTATCCTTCTCACCCTCGTCCTGGGTGCTTACTGCTGTTTCAATCTATATTTGGCCTTAACCAACCAAACTTCCAATGAATGGTATAAATCCAGAAGATATGGGTGTTCCCGCCGTCTAACATTGCAGCCTCACGACAGACAAGTCGTctacaaaaacatttattctaaAGGAGTCTGGATGAATGTAAAGGAGATCTTTAAGCCTCCTACAGTGTTGGAAAGGAAGAAGACAACATGA